The genomic interval atatagtggaatatatatatttgtatgcatggtaaataggtacatatatatagtttgctatattatatactgttatgatttcgttgtgaatatgtcattttgatgatgagatttatatatcgagcatgtgatttgatttgtacaatatgacatgatgattattgtacgtggttttaacatggagattgttaaaacgtttatgtcttcggacgagtttttgtctttggacgtgattgatgtcttcggacgagtttttgtcttcggacgtgattgatgtcttcggacgtgtttatgttttcggaccagtcttcggacgtgtttggcatgtcggaacctagcctttggccgggcgaaagttatgatacagttagagctctagtctgtctgttgGGGTAgtgcatatgaggtaacatatgagttatTGGCTTAAGACtacccatatatttttgatattggatgacagatggttgtccaatatcggcggtgtactacttgaggggtaacagaggtgtacaagcgctcatgagtacccgtattataaatacatttgggtaaacatagggGTTGCCTAATTCTCAtgagttcatatatttttcacattattagacaaccagctGGGCCGTCTAATTTGTCATGAgcgcatttatatttgttgatttgtagattttcgtatatattgatatgcgagtggtatttgttattttactcatatgagctgtaaagcttaccgggtttgtgtttacaatcccggtgcacctattcgatggtgtaggtgATAATTTCGCAagtgtcgattagtggaaatCGAATGACAACTCTGAGgattcgaagtcgttcatttttcatcttgtggtgaggatttattgtggatttgtgtgagaatttgtgaggattattattccatttgatgtaatattgaattataaatttggtttgtaataattggttgtctgagttgttttgtgaactcaataatgatccactgtgacattaaaatgatttcgaattATTGAGATTTGTTTTAGCGTTTTTCATGACTACGAAATTTGAggttcatactcgaaatttcggggtcgtgacaatcaaatccaaatccaaactcaaattctcaagatcaaatgCATGTCACCtttgagccaagttacatacggagatagaatcagaggagttcacaaaaattgtaacctcgcgcttgattatcaataaattacattttatttgtacatgtGTGtacttttatttgttttcagattctcgttctacaactacaataataagagctaagcaaaCTACAACtgaaggtaaaaacatgttaagaacgtcgcacaaagtgttCCTATCAATGTGATGGGTACATAAGTAATTATATACTCCTCCAACacaatgatagagcgttaattaaaacgtatataataaaccctgtaaaatgtcatcgttagtatagaataagcagagatcgttctttccggggaattgaatggaactctaaacttttagtgttaacaaataattgggagtttgagattgattattaactactaaaataaaacctaaattactatttacatgatcgacttctttttaacaaacttaaaccaaatttaccattacaccacataattacaagttcaaacttatcatgcattctaatttgaccaattacatactttttagacaccaatacaattagagccttaggggatcatctaatcatgcaagatttcaattaacattcaGATTGACTTATGGCCTAatataaatttgcatgcaatcgaattcaataacacttagagtagaaatcaaataagattacatttaagtaccaaatctttgttggagacatgtttcatgtatggcgtcacccaccatggtttcacatgcaaatttccagaatttttaccatgtttaatcaacacaaaccgaacctacttagggcatgattcgatttgtgtcaatatggttgatgaatctagcactcaaacacaatcttagggactgcatgcaagcactaaattcatatgcacatatctgaaaattatctaaaagtatgagaaaaatgattagaacacaacaatagaaatacaaactcattaattataggaaaccatcaattcgtcaaagatccaaaaatccaataaaataatctgaaaatttcgattcttaatacaaaaaaatcatcccacacaaacatcatactacaatcttcatagacaaaatattgtaaaagactcaaaaaagaacaaacccgtggagatgagttgcgagaatcacacgttgtaggaaccttggaggtgtgtcttcaatggtgatttcagtggagatggaatttgtatatgggggagaatgaCTTGCttttttggtgaaggatgtttgaggtaatattttggtagagttttggttcttgaatgcaaatgagaagtgatcttatttgagaggtgaaaccatgtatatatagaggaaagaagaagggtagttgcatctttcctcatattataatgccatgttttaattccttaaatcatggcatgttttattccctaaatcatgtcatgttttagtCTCTTAAATCATGGcgtgttttattccctaaccatgccatgttttatgtctttaatgatcatcttctatttaattattgcatgacttggctccatctctttttctttaattatctcttcaatccaatctgaaaataagaaaataaaatcataagtaagagataattagtttcgaaacctaacaaggattcctagtcaaactaggactctataccaattatgcgtttttaactcacgtaatcacaaaaatgcatcaatACCGCCAAAGACTCTCACTACGActtaatgactcaatagtacaacaataagggctaagtaaattacaaattgaggtaaaaacatgttaagaacgtcgcaaaaagtgctcctatcacacaACAACCCATTCTCGGTCTCATACTCTAGAAGACTACACCGCCACCGTTTTATTATTCTTCAATAGTTCAACACCACAACCACCGCCACCATCTAAATCAGCCTTTTGCATATACTATATACCCAATTGTAGAGAACCCTTTTTGTACACAACCATAAGAATCATCCGACTCACCCAATTTAAGATTTAACCCTAAATAGTAAGTGAAGAACATAGGAGAAGAATATGCTATCGAAGAAACGAGgaagatgaggaggaggaggaggagaagaagaggaggcagAGGATGAGCGAACGGAACGATGGAAGTTTGGAGTATGTCCATTTGCATGTCCATATGGGATAAAGACGTGTCCAAGCCGTGTCTACATGGGAGACGCGATTCCGGGCGTGTCCAGATGTATCCGTGTCTGTGTCTGACATGTGATACGAGACTAAATGAGCATGTCCGTGCATCTTAGAACACAACTCATATGAGCACATTAAGGCCCCTTAATTTATTCAAACACAAAATTTAGAGTTAAAAAAGGCAAAATTTATTTAACACAAATCACATGAGCACATTGGATTACTTTAATCTAATCTAACACTAAATCTTACACAAATCCCATGAGCACATGAAGACCCCTTAACTTTTTTAAGCACAAAATTTGGAgtttaaaaattaaataggCCAAATTTGATAAGATTATGAACTAAATCCTCAAGATCCAATACATATTGAGCAACAAAACACTAATTCTAACACAAATTAAGTAATCTAACACTAAAATTAACACAAAATTACAATCTAAACTCTTATCCAAACCACCAATATACtctaatttccaattaaaTTCAAACTTCAACCTCAATCTAGCATTATATAGGACAACAATGATGAAGTTTATACCCCTATAAATCAATGACAAAGGAGAAGAACAAGCTTCCAAtcccaaaaattaaaaattttcaCTCCATGAACAATAGATCGCAGCTACAACAAAATTTCAGCATTTTAGATCCAGAATTTTGTTGTCTTTACAGTGAAAAATATATCGCAGCTACAACAAAATTTCAGCATTTTAGATACATAATTTTGCTGTCTTTAAGAGCAGGTGACTGCCTAGATATTTCGTTGCCTCAACCCAATTCAAGCGACAAGATAAAAAGCCGTCATCTCAGTCTAACATTGAAGCGACGAAACTCAAAATTCGTCGCTCGAACATACTGAAGCGACTACTTGGTTATTTCTTGCGACGAAACCTAATTCCGTCGCCGGAGTGTAATTGAGGGGATGAAAAAAATGCCTCCGCCGCCCGCGTGTAAATCTGGCATAGTGAATTGAAGACACTTGTTAATTATTAACATCTTTCTCACCATCAGCAAGATTCCTCTTTTCAAACAATTGGATCGCTCAACACAATTAACAAGGTAGCtctaaataattaattggGAACAAATTAGCTTGCAGTCCAAAATTCATTTGTTGtccttttaaataatttatttgttgttATCTCCGTATATGCAAAGTTGCAAACAAAGCACTGCTAGAAAATCCAGGCACAATCAATTGGGTCATTTAGTATTCAACTCCTTGACATCTAACTTGCATATTTGCACGTACCTCTGAAAGTCTGAACATGTCGCAGATTTTCCAGAAGATTgctaatttcttttatttgtcTTAAATGATCTtcatctgtatatatataaatgggaGCTGGATGGGTTTTGTATGGTTGGTAGGGTTTGATGATGCTCTTGGTTGTATGAAGAAAATGGGTGTGTTGGGATTAGTCTGTGCTTCTACTTGGTCCGTGCAAAGGGTAGCTATAATTTTAGTATTCAGTTTAGCTTTGAACATTCGAGTGGTGTGCAATGGAAGCAAAACCAGCACTTTCGTGAGGCGAACTGACAGAGGTTTGGATATGCCTCTTGACAGTGATGTGTTTCAAGTTCCACCAGGCTATAATGCACCTCAACAAGTATAGTTCTTCAGGATTGCTTCTGTTGTAATTGGATTGATATTGAAGTGCATGTACTCCAACTTTTTATCAATTTATGCTTAATTTTGTTGAGTTTAATGGTTAATGTGTATGTTATAGGTTCATATAACACAAGGGGATCATCGCGGGAAGGGTATGATTGTGTCATGGGTGACTGTGGATGAACCAGGCTCCAGTACAGTGGTTTACTGGAGTGCAAATGAAGGCTGAAGGAAAAGTTACAACCTATAAATTCTACAATTACACTTCTGGTTACATTCATCACActacaataaaaaaaactaaagacATTTTATATTTAGTACGTTTCTGATTTCCCTGCATTCATAAACATACCAGAATCTGTACAAGAGAGATCTTTTACTAATGAAATGATTAATGTAGTTTAGGCATTGCGATCAATCATCTTTATTCTTGTAGTTCAATACCAAATATTACTATATAGTTGGAGTCGGCCACTCTGAGCGGCAATTCTGgtttgtaagttgtaactcCTGAAGTTGGCCCAGACGTTCCGTACACATTTGGCCTCATAGGTAAATACTTTGTATCAAAACTGAAAACATAGTTAGCGATCATCTAGCTCGACAGACTCATTCAAGTTTTGGCATTATGATTTATGGACCATAGATTTTGTAAATCCCATATATAAGTATCAGTTCCCATTGTGTCGTAGGGGATCTGGGTCAGACCTTTGATTCAAACAAGACGCTAAATCATCATGAGAGAAACCCACTAAAAGGAGAAACAGTTTTATTTGTTGGTGACCTCTCCTATGCGGATGACTACCCATATCATGATAATGTCCGATGGGATACATGGGGAAGATTCACAGAGCGAAGTGCTGCTTATCAACCTTGGATATGGACCGCAGGGAATCATGAAATTGATTTTGCTCCAGAAATTGTAAGCATCTCATAAAATATTTGGATTCTTGATCTGTAAcacaaactcaaactcttacttatcttttcgtttcttaGATCAGACCATCTTTATACAATTATAATAATTCTTAGTTCTATGAAATAATGCATACATATAGACTATATATGTCAATGTTGAGCATTACGCCATTACCACCATCATCACTCAATCGCTGTTACTTAGAAAATACTATATATTTGCATGCGTACACTTGTGGTTGTAGTTTTCTGTGAATTCTAGATCCTCTGGGACATTTTATGTTATCCATGAGGCGATTTCTTAATGGTTTAATCAACAGGAAGTTTTATTGGCATTGGAATATCAGGTTTCATCTTACAATTGATATAAGTTGGGATTCGATTTGTTCTCTTGTAAGATATGACAAACTATGACAGGTACTGTGTATTCAGATTGCCTTCTTCGAAAACCTAAACAGAAAGCAAGCAAGAACGGCATGCATTGCAGGAATGCTAACAACAAAATAAGGATTTATAAACAGCTAACGAACTTGATAATAGTAAAACATCTTCTTGAACCATGGCGCCATGTTATAAAGTTTGATTCAGAATCTTTTGCTTAAATATGTATCACATTATtcacatatatatgcatttttaAAGTACTGATGAAGGAACTGCATGCTTGTTCTAAAAGAAAATTGGTATTTTTATGGCAGGGTGAAACAAAACCTTTTAAACCTTACACTCATCGGTATCATGTCCCACATAAGGCATCAGGAAGTACTGCCCCTTTTTGGTACTCCATCAAGAGAGCTTCATCCTACATCATTGTCTTGGCTTCATATTCAGCATACGGTAAGAATATATACCagaatttcttcttttgttgcatgtatatatacaacAATACTATGATATCGAGTATCGATATGGAACGCACAAGTTTATCCTACTGAAACGTATGGAAAGTGTAGCATTTTCAGATATACATTGTATATAGAATGACTTTGTAGCTTGTTAGGCCTGTTTCTGTTTTATATTTTGCTATGTTTTAAGCTCTCAGCATAAACGAGTCCATTACCATATTGTCTTGTATTTCGATTCATATCATTTTGTTATTGATCTTTAGGTACATACACTCCTCAGTACTTATGGCTCCAGCGGGAGCTATCAAAAGATAATAGAAGTGAGACGCCATGGTTGATTGTCTTAATGCATTCCCCGTGGTATAATAGCTATAACGCTCACTATATGGAAGGAGAGAGCATGAGAGTGATGTTTGAGCCATGGTTTGTGCAGTATAAAGTTGACGTGGTATTTTCTGGTCATGTCCATGCCTCTGAAAGATCTGTAAGTGCTTGATGTATATGTTATCAATCATATTAGCAATTAGTCTCGaaattattttgtttcatACTTGCATCTGCACAGAATGGTCGACATTGCCCCTGTCAAATTACTCTCTTTGCAAAACTATAATTTTGCAGTTCAatatattcaatgattttgatAAGCTACACAAACACAGGAACGCATATCTAATGTTGCATATAACATTACAAATGGTAACTGCATTCCCGGGAAAGATCAATCTGCACCTGTTTACATTACTATTGGGGATGGAGGGAATCTTGAAGGCGTAGCGACCTCGTAAGTATAGAACTATAGATGAAATGTGTAACATTATAGATTTGATTTTTTGTGACAGTATATACATGCACGAATTGTTGAATACATCTTCTCTGGTGCAGCATGACAGAGCCACAGCCAGAGTACTCGGCATATCGAGCAGCCAGTTTTGGTCATGCCATTCTCGACATCAAGAACCGAACCCATGCTTATTTTAGTTGGCACCGTAATGAAGATGGATATGCTAGAGAAGCTGATTCGACTATGCTGTTGAATATATACTATAATCCTCTTGATGATTCCACAACTAAGTTCTTGAAGACTTGAACATGATGTGAAAAACGTACAAACAAAGCAACTTAGAGGTTAAGTAAAAGACTGGACAGTGGACACTTTCCACAATTTACCttgaaaatcatatatatctttCTACTAATTTTCTTGTTGCTAAAGATACGTATTGATTCCTCTCGCCCTTTTATCACTATATACTCATCTTGTTCAATTCGCTACATAAGAATATCTCCAATAGCTCTTGCATACATTTTCTATTATAAAGGAGGAAATTGTAAGATCTTTAGCTTAAAAAAAGACTCAACTCCTACCTTGTAAGATATCCTACATTGTAATTGGTTTCATGTACAATTAAATCAcctaaattaaaatattatatattacctTTCTCAACATACGTTTATTCTTGTTGCAGGAGAGCTAGTGAATTTTAAAAgagaaataataaattttagaGATTTTGAAATAGATATACAAATTTTGAGAATTCTAtagatttataaaaaaaattaatctctATCACAAGCTAGTTATTTTTTATCCAATCGGGTTTAtcggagccaaaactctaggGTTTCGAAACTTGGTTCTCTTATTCCGTCCGACGACGTGTCTTTTGACGTTGTCGTCGGACGGGAAGCAAAGGCAGCTGGGCGATGGACATGCTCTACTAGGCTAGTGGAAGGGGCACAAATGATGGAGGCTTTTTTGGGGGCGGTCTTGAGGAGTAGCTATGGGTTTTGTTGCTGTGCGATTTCCTCCAACTGGGTTGCCTTATTATCGGACGACAGTGGCAGATTGAATCAGTTGGGGCATGGTGATGAAGGGAGGTGGAGCGCTGTGATGGGGAAACTGTGGCGGCAATCCATCGTGATGGGTTTTTTCGGTCTGAGGTGGTTTTCTAGGCTCAATTTGATGTGATTCTTGGAAGGTCCTCATGGAGGCTATTGCAATCAACGAACAGGGTGCGCTGCAGATGGTGGCTACTGGTTTTCAGCGCGAGGGCAACTAACGTCGAAGTGGAGTAGATCAGAGTAGGGCGCATGGTTTCTCTGATGGGCTGTGTCTTGGGCGGTCCTGTAATTTGTGCTCATTAGGTAGACTGGGCATAGGCCCTTCTTGGACCTTGGCTTAGTCttctagttttatttttttagttttatttcctTTAATAATACTCCCATTTGGTGAGCAGTAGTGTAGCGGGTCTCAACCATGTCCATTAGTTAGCGTATGAGTTAACCCATATTGCACTAGTATTGATGTACACTAATTGAGGTCTTAGGCGGATATGCTATCAGGTTAATTTATGTTTGCTTACTATTGTGCAAAGTTAGTGGTTTAGTCTAGGCTTGAATATGAGTTTATCTCCCGCTTGACCAGGCGCATGGTTTGTATAGAAGTTTGTTCTCCCACATGACTATTGGTTGTATGGCTTCGGCCATTATGGGGGACTTGCCCGTTGGAGTAAATCAATTCCCCTAAAAAAATCAATCTCTCTTTCTACTTTCTCTATAATAGATTATGTTTTACATGAAATGTTGCTCCAAAAAGATGGTGTTTTCctctaaaatagaaataaCTCTACTTTTTTTCAAAAGCTGGTGGAGATGCCCTAAGTTAGTAATAACACTAAAGGAAAGAGAGGTTGAAAGTCCCcgatgaaaaacaaaattaagaagaatttaaattgcatgaatgcagtaaagttaattaaaacatacttgtttgtttgccaaataaacaacGTATAAGTTACTCTTGCTTGATTCCACGAATATATATTGCGAAGTAACTCTCATATTTCGATTTTGTATCAACATGTGATGAATTTCACAAAAACGAAACATATGGTTAGTTACATACTTACATGAACCATAGAGAAAAAcagtaaaattaataaatagatTACTGTGACAGTAAAACAATTTTTATCCCGGGGCAAAGTTACCATGCCCCTATCTTTACCAAATTACCAGAGAGGTAAAACTGAATTATTGCATCAAATGTTCCCTTTGCAACTAAGTAAACATAAACCGTAAAGCAAATTGCGATCTCCATCATCTTCACAACAGGTTAAAAGTAAACACTTAAATGACATAACTGTCATATGAGGtaactatttatatatttttgttctttgtgCTTAGTACCTCTATACGTAGTATCTACTCTTTGGCTTGCTTTGTGTCCAgatgtacttttttttttttgaacaaaTGCCCATATGTACATTAACACACTGAATTCTACAATTCTACAATTTTTAGCTGATGTCATTGCCTCTGTGGGGCATTCCCTTAGTTCCCCCGCCAGTTAGAGCAATAGAGTTCATCCACATGCTAATATGGCTTTGTTGTATGATATTTTGTCTTATGGGTGTTTGAGAGGcattttattgtattttttttctcttaaaaTAAGGATAAATTTACATGGTATAGAACATTCTAGTACTCCGAATATCATAGCGGTCATAAATACTCAAAATCTAAAAGTGTAACGATTCTAGAATAAAAAATATGAATCTTGGCGTTGTGTTTACAATAGAGAGGTTCATGAGAACCATTAACCTTGAGGACTCAATTCTTTCACCCATTTTCTTATCGCATATTCACGTCTTGACAATTTTTTACCTTCTAAAAATAAAGTTGAAAAAGCAATTTACATCCTCCAACATAGTTCTTTACAGCGGTCGGACTTCGTAGACTCATCAAGTACCTTCTCCACCAGTCAACGCAAACAAACAGAACACAGTGATCCACTATGCTCGCGTCTACTCTACGCCGCACTCCCCGTAGGCCCTATCCAATCACTTGAACGACCAAACACTTGGAACCTAACTCCAGTCCAGTCATCTTTGCCACCTCAACTCTTCAACTTCATATTAAATTTCCTATTTTAAATTATCTCTGGGTTTTTGGTCTGTCTCCCATCTTCAATCTTTGGGTTTTTGGGGAGAAGAAATCTTAATTTCCATGGCGAAACCCAAAGCTCCGAGACAAACCCTCAACTCCTACACAGTCAAACCCATCAACAAGACCGTCCGAGGTAACCCAACACTtctaaaattcaaactcagttgttattgaaattcaaatttgattttacatttcttttTGTGGCAGTCGGCGACTGTGTTCTGATGCGGCCGTCGGAGCCGGGGAAGCAGTCCTACGTGGCGAAGATCGAGCGGATCGAGGCCGACAGCCGCGGGGCCAACGTGAAGGTGCACGTGCGGTGGTACTACCGGCCGGAGGAGTCGATTGGAGGCCGGCGGCAGTTTCATGGATCTAAAGAAGTGTTTCTCTCTGACCACCACGATGTTCAGAGCGCCGATACTATAGAGGGCAAGTGTACCGTGCATACGTTTAGGAGTTATAGCAAGCTGGACGCCGTGGGAAA from Argentina anserina chromosome 2, drPotAnse1.1, whole genome shotgun sequence carries:
- the LOC126782618 gene encoding chromatin remodeling protein SHL isoform X1, giving the protein MAKPKAPRQTLNSYTVKPINKTVRVGDCVLMRPSEPGKQSYVAKIERIEADSRGANVKVHVRWYYRPEESIGGRRQFHGSKEVFLSDHHDVQSADTIEGKCTVHTFRSYSKLDAVGNDDFFCRFEYNSTTGSFNPDRVAVYCKCEMPYNPDDLMVQCEGCSDWFHPICIDMSAEEAETVDHFFCESCLPEGRKVMENSHTVSRQLDTKVGTKRRRK
- the LOC126782618 gene encoding chromatin remodeling protein SHL isoform X2, whose translation is MAKPKAPRQTLNSYTVKPINKTVRVGDCVLMRPSEPGKQSYVAKIERIEADSRGANVKVHVRWYYRPEESIGGRRQFHGSKEVFLSDHHDVQSADTIEGKCTVHTFRSYSKLDAVGNDDFFCRFEYNSTTGSFNPDRVAVYCKCEMPYNPDDLMVQCEGCSD